One region of Permianibacter fluminis genomic DNA includes:
- the gltA gene encoding citrate synthase yields MADKVATLHLPDRAEPVSLPIHSPTQGYDVVDIRKLGDAKLFTYDPGFMATAACESKITYIDGDAGVLQYRGYPINQLAEKSDFLEVAYLLVNGELPNKAELEDWNYRITHHTMVHEQMARFFQGFRRDAHPMSIMIGVVGALSAFYHDSLDITNPVHREISAIRLIAKVPTLAAMSYKYSIGQPFVYPKNNLSYSANFLRMMFAVPAEEYEPNPILVRAIDRILILHADHEQNASTSTVRLAGSSGANPFACIAAGIASLWGPAHGGANEACLNMLQEIGSVDRIPEYIRRAKDKNDSFRLMGFGHRVYKNFDPRATIMRQTAHEVLHHLGADNDPLLKVAMELERIALQDPYFVEKKLYPNVDFYSGIIMKAMGIPMNMFTVMFALARTTGWVAQWKEMIAEPSQKIGRPRQLYTGHTERNYVELGKRG; encoded by the coding sequence ATGGCAGACAAGGTCGCCACACTGCACCTGCCTGACCGCGCCGAGCCCGTCTCGCTGCCGATCCACTCGCCGACCCAGGGTTACGATGTCGTCGACATCCGCAAATTGGGCGATGCCAAGCTGTTTACCTACGATCCGGGCTTCATGGCTACGGCCGCCTGCGAATCGAAGATCACCTATATCGATGGCGATGCCGGCGTGCTGCAATACCGCGGCTACCCCATCAACCAGCTGGCCGAAAAATCCGATTTTCTGGAAGTCGCTTACCTGCTGGTAAACGGTGAACTGCCAAACAAGGCCGAACTCGAAGACTGGAATTACCGCATCACCCACCACACCATGGTGCACGAGCAGATGGCCCGGTTCTTCCAGGGTTTCCGCCGTGATGCCCACCCGATGTCGATCATGATCGGCGTGGTCGGTGCGCTGTCGGCGTTCTATCACGACTCGCTCGACATCACCAATCCGGTCCATCGCGAAATCAGCGCGATTCGCCTGATTGCCAAAGTACCGACACTGGCTGCGATGAGCTACAAATACAGCATCGGTCAGCCGTTCGTGTATCCGAAAAACAACCTGTCGTATTCAGCCAACTTCCTGCGCATGATGTTCGCCGTGCCGGCGGAAGAATACGAACCGAATCCGATTCTGGTGCGCGCGATTGACCGCATCCTGATTCTGCATGCCGATCACGAACAGAACGCCTCGACCTCGACTGTTCGCCTAGCCGGTTCGTCGGGCGCCAACCCGTTCGCTTGCATCGCAGCAGGTATCGCGTCGCTGTGGGGCCCGGCTCACGGTGGCGCCAACGAAGCCTGCCTGAACATGCTGCAGGAAATCGGCAGCGTTGACCGTATTCCGGAATACATCCGCCGCGCCAAGGACAAGAACGACTCGTTCCGTCTGATGGGCTTTGGTCACCGCGTGTACAAGAACTTTGATCCGCGCGCCACCATCATGCGGCAAACCGCCCATGAAGTGCTGCACCACCTCGGCGCCGATAATGATCCGCTGCTGAAAGTGGCGATGGAGCTGGAGCGCATTGCGCTGCAGGACCCCTACTTCGTCGAGAAAAAACTGTACCCGAACGTCGATTTCTATTCGGGCATCATCATGAAGGCCATGGGCATTCCGATGAACATGTTTACCGTGATGTTTGCGCTGGCCCGCACCACCGGCTGGGTCGCCCAGTGGAAAGAAATGATCGCCGAGCCAAGCCAGAAGATCGGCCGCCCGCGTCAGCTCTACACCGGGCATACCGAGCGTAACTATGTTGAACTTGGTAAGCGTGGTTAG
- the sdhC gene encoding succinate dehydrogenase, cytochrome b556 subunit, which produces MTKQRPVFLPLAPADVMGMPVMAITSILHRISGIVLFLGLPALLYMLQKSLASEASFAELKDCLAAGWAKLAFWLLLSAVAFHVIAGVRHLIMDLGHLETKEGGHKAASTVLVLFVIAAALLGVFVW; this is translated from the coding sequence GTGACCAAGCAACGTCCTGTCTTCCTGCCGCTTGCACCGGCTGACGTGATGGGGATGCCGGTGATGGCCATCACCTCCATCCTGCACCGCATCTCTGGCATTGTGCTGTTTCTGGGGCTGCCGGCCCTGCTGTATATGCTGCAAAAGTCGCTGGCTTCCGAGGCCAGTTTCGCTGAGTTGAAAGACTGCCTGGCTGCCGGTTGGGCCAAGCTGGCATTTTGGCTGCTGCTGTCAGCCGTGGCGTTTCACGTCATTGCCGGCGTCCGCCACCTGATCATGGACCTCGGTCATTTGGAAACCAAAGAGGGCGGCCACAAGGCGGCTTCGACCGTGCTGGTGCTGTTTGTCATTGCCGCCGCGTT